The Porphyrobacter sp. LM 6 sequence GGCTGATGGTGATGGGTGCGTTCGGGCATACACGCCTGACCGAGTTGCTGTTCGGCGGGGTGACACGGCAGATGCTGACCGAGCCGCCCTTGCCGATCCTGCTGGCGCACTAGCTTTTTGCGCCCTCAGACGCCGGGCGGCGGACGTCCGTCCGCCTTGGCTTTCGCGCCATAAGGCGCGGCGGCCATTCGGCCTTGCGGCGCTGTGCGCCGAGGGATTTCAATTTCGCAGCACCCGCTTGCGCATCATGCCTTCCTGCGCGACGCTGGCGACCAATTCGCCCGCGAGGTTGAAGATCCGTCCACGGTTGAAGCCGCGCCCGCCGCCGCTCCACGGAGCGTCGGTCGCATAGAGCAGCCATTCGTCCGCGCGCGCATCACGGTGGAACCAGATTGCGTGATCGAGGCTCGCGCCGACCAGCTCGTTGCGCATCCAGCTCAAACCATGCGGCAAAGCGCTGGTGCCGAGCAGGGTGTAGTCGCTGGCATAGGTGATGATCGCACGGTGCAGCTCGGGCGTATCGTCCGCGCCGGTGATCGGGGCGGCGACGCGGAACCAGGTATGCGCGCGCGGCTCACGCGGCTCGCGGCTCATCCAGTGGAGGCGATCGATGGTGCGCATCTCGATCGGGCGCGGGCGCAGCATCATGCGGCGCTGCTGCTCGCTCAACTTGTCGCCCCACTGCTCGGCGATCTCGCGGCGCAGCTCCATGTCTGGGCGCAGGTCATCGGGCCGTGCGACATCGGGCATCGGGGAATCGATGTGTTCCAGCCCCTCTTCGGGCTGCTGAAAGCTGGCGGTGAGGTTGAGGATCGGAACCGGCGTGCCGTCTTCACCCTCCTGGCTTGCGACCACGCGGCGGTTGGCGAAGCTGCGCCCGTCAAAGTCGCGTTCGATGCGGTATTCGATCGGTGCGCCCTCGCGCCCGCCGCGCAGGAAATAGGCGTGAAGCGAGTGCGCGCGCTTGCCGTCGGTCACGCTCGCCTGTGCTGCCTGAAGCCCCTGCGCGAGCACCTGGCCGCCAAACACGCGTCCGATCCCGTCGGCCTGCGGCGGGCCGGCAAAGACA is a genomic window containing:
- a CDS encoding acyl-CoA thioesterase, whose translation is MTDTPTNAELVAGLIRLLTVEKRAADVFAGPPQADGIGRVFGGQVLAQGLQAAQASVTDGKRAHSLHAYFLRGGREGAPIEYRIERDFDGRSFANRRVVASQEGEDGTPVPILNLTASFQQPEEGLEHIDSPMPDVARPDDLRPDMELRREIAEQWGDKLSEQQRRMMLRPRPIEMRTIDRLHWMSREPREPRAHTWFRVAAPITGADDTPELHRAIITYASDYTLLGTSALPHGLSWMRNELVGASLDHAIWFHRDARADEWLLYATDAPWSGGGRGFNRGRIFNLAGELVASVAQEGMMRKRVLRN